The sequence CAGGCGTTTTAAACTGCGACAAACCGGCGGGCTGGACCAGCTTCGACGTCATCCGCAAGCTGCGCCGCGCCCTGGGCATGAAGAAGATGGGCCACACCGGCTCGCTGGACCCCATCGCCACCGGGGTGCTGGTTATCTGCCTCGGGCGGGCCACGCGGCTGGTGGAGCTGTTGATGGCCGCCCAGAAGGAGTACCGCGCCTGGATCCGCTTCGGCGTCGCCACCGACACCTACGACTCCGAGGGGAAGGTGACCGACGAGGGGGATCCGCCCGCGGACCTGCGCGCCGCCGTCGAGGGGATTCTCCCCCGGTTCACGGGCGAGATAATGCAGAGCCCCCCCCCATTTTCCGCGGCCAAGGTGAACGGGGAGAGGCTCTACAAGCTGGCCCGGCGGGGGAAGCCCGTCCACGTCCCGCCCCGGCCGGTGAACGTCTTCACTTTCGATTTGGTCGCTATCGAGGGCCCGCAGGTCGAGGTCCTCATCTCCTGTTCCAAGGGGACATACGTCCGCGCCCTGGCCAACGACATGGGCCGGGTCATCGGCTGCGGGGCCCATCTGGCCGGTCTGGTCCGCACGCGCAACGGGGTTTTCACCGTGGAGGAGGCCCTCGGAGTGGACCGTCCGCCCGCGGAGCTCCGCGAGGCGGCCCTGGAGAAGCTGGTCCAGCCCGAGCGCTCGCTGGCCTACCTCACCAAGTGCCGGGTGTCCGCCGATGAGCTCACCCGCTACCTGCACGGCATCCCGGTGACCTTGGGTGAGCGGCATCCCGTGGGGACCCTCCTGCGCGTGTACGGGCCCGAGGGTTTCGTCGGCGTGGGCCAGGTGGAGCCCGGTCCCGGCGGCGCGGTCATCCAGCCCCGGACGACCATCGTCACCCCCGATTCCTAATTAGGCGCCATGGACCTCTACCCCGGCATCGAATCCGCCCGGGGCCGCCTACAACCCGGCGGCTGCTTCACCGTCGGAACCTTCGACGGGGTACACCGGGGGCATCAGCACCTCGTGGCCCTCCTCGACGAGATGTCGGGGGACGACCCGGCGGTGGTGCTCACCTTCCGGCGCCACCCCCTGGCCGTCCTCCGGCCCGAGAGCGCCCCGGAGCCGCTGACCAGCGTCGAGCGCCGTCTCGAGCTCCTCGCCCTGGCCGGGGCCGACGCCGCCATCCTGGTGGAGTTCGACCCCGCCTTCGCCGCGCTCACCGCCGAGGCGCTCCTCCGCCGGCTCGTGGAGGAGCTGGGGATGACCGGAATGGCGCGGGGCTACGACCACCACTTCGGCTCCGACCACGCGGACGCGGAGAAGCTCGGCGAGCTGGCCCGAGGGCTCGGCCTCCGCGACGAGGTGCTCGAGCCCGTGATCGAGTGCGGGCTGGTCGTCAAGAGCAAGACCGTCCGCGGCCTCTTGGCCGAGGGTGACGTCTCCCGGGCGGCCTGCCTTCTGGGCAAGCCGCACCGCCTGATGGGCCGGGTGGTGAAGGGGCTCGGGCTGGCGCGCAAGCTCGGCTTTCCCACGGCCAACGTCCCCGATTACTACGAGATGCCGCCCAAGCCGGGGGTTTACGCCGTGGAGGGGCGGCTCATCGGGCACGTCTACCGGGGGGTGGCCAACATCGGCTGGCGCCCGACGGTGGAGGACTCACCCCGTGGAACCAAGCCGATTATGGAGGTTCACCTCTTCGATCAGCGGATGGACGCCTACGGGGCGGCGATGGCGGTGGATTTCCACGCCCGGCTGCGCGATGAGGTGCGCTTCCCCGATCTCGACGCGCTAAAGGCGCGGATCGAGCTGGACGGTCAAGCGGCCCGGGACTGGTGGGCGGCGCACCCCGACGGGGTGGAGTACGCCTGAAAGTCGCGTTGGTAGCAAAATGTCGGGCGGGGAATTTTTTATCCCCGCCGTTTTTTTAATGTAGCCCTCACCCTGACCCGTGCCTCGCTGCGATGACGTAGGGGCGGGTCTCCTGACCCGCCCGCGGGCCGGCGCTTTTACATTCCCGACCCCGACCCTCACCCTAGCCCGTCGGCGCGCCGCTCAGGTCGGCCCGCCCCTCACCCTACCCCTCCCCCCCACGGGGGGAGGGGACACGCGGGCCGGCGCTTTTACATTCCCGACCCCGACCCTCACCCCACCCCGTCGGCGTGCCGCTCCCACAGGGAGAGGGAGACCGCGCATTGCAGGTTGTGGTGACGTAGGGCGGCCCCTCTGCGGGCCGCCGCGAATTGCGATGACGTAGGGGCCGACCGACGGCGCGCCGTTCAGGTCGGCCCGCTTTCTTATAAGGTAGCCCTCACCCTAACCCTCTCCCGGAGGGAGAGGGGACACGCACAACACTCACCCCCGGCCCGTTCCCTACCGCGCTCCCGTGGGGACCTCCGGGAGGGGCTCGACCTTGGGCGGGGGGTTGAGCGGCGGGGGCAGCGGCCTCCACCGCGGGTCCAGCGCCGGCCAGAGCGGCCCGTAATTCGAGTTGGCGTGCCAGAAGATGTAGCCGTCGGCGCCGCCGGTCAGCGCCCCGCGAATCTGGTCCCGTACGTACCCGGTGAAGTCCGAGGGCGCCATGAGGTCGAAGGCCTGGAGGAAGGGCCGATTGGAGCAGGATGACAGGGTGCCGGGGAATTCCGGCGGCGGCGAGTACCGGTAGATCATACCCGGGTGGGCCAGCTCGAGGAGGGTCCGGGTGGAACCCGCCCGGAAATCGGGCGGCGGAGGCGCCACGTATTCCGCCGCCTCCAGACGCCCTTTCAGCACCGCCGCGCAGTCTTCCCAAATCCGCCAGGTCCGACCCGGCCCCGTGTAAAAGCCGGAGCCGAAGTGGCTCGGGTAGTCCATCGGCGAGATGGCGTCCAGCCGGAGGGCCATGTCGTCCACGTCCTGCCCCTCGGGGTTGCGTTTCTCGTAGAGGGCGGAGAAGCCGAAGACGTCCACGGAGAGCTTCACCCCCGTCGGGCGTAGCACCTCCTCCGCCCGGTCCAGGAAGGCGTTGATCGCCCACTCCTTGGACCGCCCCCCGGCGTGGGGGGTGTAGGCGTAGAGGACGTCGCCCTCGGTGGGGAAGCGCAGGTAATCGAACTGGATTTCATCCACCCCGGCCTCGGCGCAGGCCAGGGCCACGGCGAGGTGGTAGTCCCAGGCTTCCTCGGCGTAGGGGTCCACCCAGACGGAGTCGGCGTGGCCCACCCAGGCCTCTCCCGTGCGCTCGTCCTTGACCGCCAGGGCGTCCTTGGGCTCGCCCCGGGGGTCGTATTCCGCCAGGTAGCGGTCGTAGTGAACGACGACCCGGGCGATGACGTAGGCCCCGGCCCCGTGGAGGCGCTCCACCAGCCCCGGCAGGTCGTAGTAGGAATGGACCGCCCCGAGCTTCCAGGCCAGCCCCTCGGGCGAGAGGTCGGGCGCGTCTGCGGGCGAGCCGCGGGGCGGGGGGTAGGTCGCCAGCTCCGGTCGCGGCTCCTCTGGAACCTCCAGGGGGAAGCAGATTTCACCGGGCGCCGGCTTGGCGTCGAAGACGACGCAATTTATCCGCCCCTCGGCCAGCATCCGCTCCAGCTCGGTGAGCTTGGACTCCCACCCCGCCCGGAGGCCGACCAGGTAGACGCCAACCAGCTCCGGCGGGGTTTCGCTGTAAGTCAATTCGACGAGCCCCTCATCCCAGACCACCGGGATGAAGGCGCGCTCGCGGTGGGCCGCGGCCCGGCTCCACCACGCGTCGTCGTGGACCGCCGAGGTGTCCGCCGGACCCTCGTAC comes from bacterium and encodes:
- the truB gene encoding tRNA pseudouridine(55) synthase TruB, producing the protein MAEELTGVLNCDKPAGWTSFDVIRKLRRALGMKKMGHTGSLDPIATGVLVICLGRATRLVELLMAAQKEYRAWIRFGVATDTYDSEGKVTDEGDPPADLRAAVEGILPRFTGEIMQSPPPFSAAKVNGERLYKLARRGKPVHVPPRPVNVFTFDLVAIEGPQVEVLISCSKGTYVRALANDMGRVIGCGAHLAGLVRTRNGVFTVEEALGVDRPPAELREAALEKLVQPERSLAYLTKCRVSADELTRYLHGIPVTLGERHPVGTLLRVYGPEGFVGVGQVEPGPGGAVIQPRTTIVTPDS
- the ribF gene encoding riboflavin biosynthesis protein RibF: MDLYPGIESARGRLQPGGCFTVGTFDGVHRGHQHLVALLDEMSGDDPAVVLTFRRHPLAVLRPESAPEPLTSVERRLELLALAGADAAILVEFDPAFAALTAEALLRRLVEELGMTGMARGYDHHFGSDHADAEKLGELARGLGLRDEVLEPVIECGLVVKSKTVRGLLAEGDVSRAACLLGKPHRLMGRVVKGLGLARKLGFPTANVPDYYEMPPKPGVYAVEGRLIGHVYRGVANIGWRPTVEDSPRGTKPIMEVHLFDQRMDAYGAAMAVDFHARLRDEVRFPDLDALKARIELDGQAARDWWAAHPDGVEYA